In a genomic window of Curtobacterium sp. MCBD17_035:
- a CDS encoding dihydrofolate reductase encodes MPRGEVGLIWARSRDGVIGADGDIPWHLPEDQAEFRRVTNGATVVMGRRTWDSLPPRFRPLPGRRNVVLTRDRSWSADGAEVVHDVDTALTVAADGPTWVIGGAQVYEAALSRADRVLETVIDLDVDGDTTAPELGPDWHTVAATPSATEWLTSRTGLRYRFVESRRRA; translated from the coding sequence ATGCCCCGGGGCGAGGTCGGCCTCATCTGGGCGCGCTCGCGCGACGGCGTGATCGGTGCCGACGGGGACATCCCCTGGCACCTCCCGGAGGACCAGGCCGAGTTCCGCCGGGTGACGAACGGGGCGACCGTGGTCATGGGACGGCGCACATGGGACTCGCTCCCGCCGCGGTTCCGGCCACTGCCCGGGCGCCGCAACGTCGTGCTGACCCGCGACCGGTCGTGGTCGGCGGACGGCGCCGAGGTCGTCCACGACGTCGACACCGCCCTCACGGTGGCCGCGGACGGGCCCACATGGGTGATCGGCGGCGCGCAGGTGTACGAGGCGGCGCTGTCCCGAGCGGACCGCGTCCTCGAGACCGTGATCGACCTCGACGTCGACGGGGACACCACGGCGCCCGAGCTCGGACCCGACTGGCACACGGTCGCCGCCACGCCCTCGGCGACGGAGTGGCTGACGTCGCGGACGGGTCTGCGCTACCGCTTCGTCGAGTCGCGCCGTCGTGCCTGA
- a CDS encoding histidine phosphatase family protein has protein sequence MSHYLYLVRHGEHQDAEHGLRDGKLSERGKRQATLIADRLGGVPFDSVCHSPLEAPAETARIMRERLPAIGPEASTLLFDCVPSGPTSEMPHAYRSFFGGVTEEEIAAGQAQMGDAVAEWFTPSIEDRHDLLITHNAVIAWFVREVFQAPDWRWMGTSVAHTALTIVRVRSAKPPELVTLNDTAHLPVELRTGLPVPQPL, from the coding sequence ATGTCGCACTACCTCTACCTCGTCCGGCACGGGGAACACCAGGACGCCGAGCACGGCCTGCGCGACGGCAAGCTCTCCGAGCGTGGCAAGCGGCAGGCGACGCTCATCGCGGACCGTCTCGGCGGGGTCCCGTTCGACTCCGTCTGCCACTCGCCGCTCGAAGCGCCGGCCGAGACCGCCAGGATCATGCGTGAACGGCTCCCGGCGATCGGGCCCGAGGCATCGACGCTCCTGTTCGACTGCGTGCCCTCGGGCCCGACGTCCGAGATGCCGCACGCCTACCGGAGCTTCTTCGGCGGCGTGACGGAAGAGGAGATCGCGGCCGGCCAGGCCCAGATGGGTGACGCCGTCGCCGAGTGGTTCACGCCCTCCATCGAGGACCGCCACGACCTCCTCATCACCCACAACGCGGTGATCGCCTGGTTCGTGCGCGAGGTGTTCCAGGCGCCGGACTGGCGCTGGATGGGGACGAGCGTCGCCCACACCGCGCTCACCATCGTCCGCGTCCGGTCGGCGAAGCCGCCGGAGCTGGTGACCCTGAACGACACGGCGCACCTGCCCGTCGAACTGCGGACGGGCCTCCCGGTCCCGCAGCCGCTCTGA
- the dapB gene encoding 4-hydroxy-tetrahydrodipicolinate reductase has product MSIPVAVVGASGRLGRLVVSVVEALDGFDLVASLGSGDHVEDAGPDVFAGARVVVDVTVPARSPAIVDAALASGANVLVGTSGWSADRLAHLRAVLGDRPEQGAMVVPNFSIGSVLATHLATIAAPWFDAVEIVEAHHAAKVDSPSGTAVRTAERIAEARRDVGPVAAPHVDQRARGQQVASVPVHSLRLPGVRAQQDVVLSGVGETLTIRHDTTDDVAYTPGVRAALRAVPSLRGLTVGLDSVLGIA; this is encoded by the coding sequence ATGAGCATCCCCGTCGCCGTGGTCGGTGCATCCGGTCGCCTCGGTCGCCTCGTCGTCTCGGTCGTGGAGGCGCTCGACGGGTTCGACCTCGTCGCCTCGCTCGGGTCGGGGGACCACGTGGAGGACGCCGGCCCGGACGTCTTCGCCGGCGCTCGCGTCGTGGTCGACGTCACGGTGCCGGCGCGGAGCCCGGCGATCGTCGACGCCGCGCTCGCGAGCGGTGCCAACGTCCTCGTCGGCACCTCGGGGTGGTCCGCGGACCGGCTAGCCCACCTCCGCGCCGTGCTCGGGGACCGGCCGGAGCAGGGGGCGATGGTGGTCCCGAACTTCTCGATCGGCTCCGTGCTCGCGACGCACCTCGCGACGATCGCGGCGCCTTGGTTCGACGCGGTCGAGATCGTCGAGGCCCACCACGCGGCGAAGGTCGACTCGCCGTCGGGGACGGCCGTCCGGACCGCGGAACGCATCGCCGAGGCCCGGCGCGACGTGGGGCCGGTCGCGGCGCCGCACGTGGACCAGCGCGCGCGGGGACAGCAGGTAGCGAGCGTGCCGGTGCACAGCCTCCGGCTACCGGGCGTCCGGGCCCAGCAGGACGTCGTGCTCAGCGGCGTCGGCGAGACCCTGACGATCCGGCACGACACGACGGACGATGTCGCCTACACGCCGGGTGTCCGCGCCGCGCTCCGTGCCGTGCCCTCCCTCCGGGGGCTGACGGTCGGGCTCGACAGCGTCCTCGGCATCGCCTGA
- a CDS encoding polyribonucleotide nucleotidyltransferase: MEGPEIKFAEAVIDNGRFGTRTVRFETGRLAQQAQGAVAAYLDDETMLLSATSAGKHPREGFDFFPLTVDVEERSYAAGKIPGSFFRREGRPSTEAILVCRLIDRPLRPSFVDGLRNEVQIVITVLSIAPDEFYDALAINAASASTQISGLPFSGPIAGVRLALIDGQWVAFPKHSQLEQAVFDLTVAGRVVTDEAGNEDVAIMMVEAEATENSWGLIQGGAVKPDESVVAQGLEAAKPFLKVLVEAQAKMAAQSAKEIQDYPVFPAYSDEVYAAVEGLALDELKGVYQIAGKLERQDADDALKARVKEAVAAQVEAGTLPAEANGQVSAAYKSVTKKVVRGRILTEQVRMDGRGLADIRPLDAEVAVIPRVHGSAIFQRGETQILGVTTLNMLKMEQQIDSLSPVTKKRYLHHYNFPPYSTGETGRVGSPKRREIGHGFLAERALVPVLPSREEFPYAIRQVSEALGSNGSTSMGSVCASTLSLLNAGVPLRAPVAGIAMGLVSDTVDGQTRYAALTDILGAEDALGDMDFKVAGTSEFVTAIQLDTKLDGIPSSVLDAALKQAKEARSAILGVLTEAIDAPDEMADTAPRVISVQIPVDKIGELIGPKGKTINGIQDETGADISIEDDGTVYIGAVDGPSAEAARAQVNAIANPTNPEIGDQFLGTVVKIATFGAFVSLLPGRDGLLHVSEVRKLAGGKRVENVEDVLGVGQKVLVEVTKVDDRGKLSLAPVIADEADTAAESADAEGATV, from the coding sequence GAGATCAAGTTCGCCGAGGCAGTGATCGACAACGGTCGCTTCGGTACCCGTACCGTCCGGTTCGAGACCGGTCGTCTCGCGCAGCAGGCGCAGGGCGCCGTCGCCGCGTACCTGGACGACGAGACCATGCTGCTGAGCGCCACGAGCGCCGGCAAGCACCCGCGGGAGGGCTTCGACTTCTTCCCGCTCACCGTCGACGTCGAGGAGCGCTCCTACGCCGCCGGCAAGATCCCCGGCTCGTTCTTCCGCCGCGAGGGCCGACCGTCGACCGAGGCCATCCTGGTCTGCCGGCTCATCGACCGCCCGCTCCGTCCGTCGTTCGTCGACGGGCTCCGCAACGAGGTCCAGATCGTCATCACGGTCCTGAGCATCGCGCCGGACGAGTTCTACGACGCCCTCGCGATCAACGCGGCGTCGGCCTCCACGCAGATCTCCGGTCTGCCGTTCTCCGGCCCGATCGCCGGTGTGCGCCTCGCGCTCATCGACGGCCAGTGGGTCGCGTTCCCGAAGCACTCGCAGCTCGAGCAGGCCGTGTTCGACCTGACCGTCGCCGGCCGGGTCGTCACCGACGAGGCCGGCAACGAGGACGTCGCGATCATGATGGTCGAGGCGGAGGCCACCGAGAACAGCTGGGGCCTCATCCAGGGTGGCGCCGTCAAGCCGGACGAGTCCGTCGTGGCGCAGGGCCTCGAGGCCGCCAAGCCGTTCCTCAAGGTCCTCGTCGAGGCCCAGGCGAAGATGGCCGCGCAGTCCGCCAAGGAGATCCAGGACTACCCGGTGTTCCCGGCGTACTCCGACGAGGTCTACGCGGCGGTCGAGGGTCTCGCCCTCGACGAGCTCAAGGGCGTGTACCAGATCGCCGGCAAGCTCGAGCGCCAGGACGCCGACGACGCCCTCAAGGCGCGCGTCAAGGAGGCCGTCGCGGCCCAGGTCGAGGCCGGCACCCTGCCCGCCGAGGCCAACGGTCAGGTCTCCGCCGCCTACAAGTCGGTGACGAAGAAGGTCGTGCGCGGCCGGATCCTCACCGAGCAGGTCCGCATGGACGGCCGCGGCCTCGCCGACATCCGTCCGCTCGACGCCGAGGTCGCGGTCATCCCGCGCGTCCACGGTTCGGCGATCTTCCAGCGTGGCGAGACCCAGATCCTGGGCGTCACGACGCTGAACATGCTCAAGATGGAGCAGCAGATCGACTCCCTGAGCCCGGTCACGAAGAAGCGCTACCTGCACCACTACAACTTCCCGCCCTACTCGACCGGTGAGACCGGCCGCGTCGGTTCGCCGAAGCGTCGCGAGATCGGACACGGCTTCCTCGCCGAGCGCGCCCTCGTGCCGGTCCTGCCGAGCCGCGAGGAGTTCCCCTACGCCATCCGTCAGGTGTCCGAGGCCCTCGGGTCGAACGGCTCCACCTCGATGGGCTCCGTGTGCGCCTCGACCCTGTCGCTCCTCAACGCCGGTGTGCCGCTGCGCGCGCCCGTCGCGGGCATCGCGATGGGTCTCGTCTCCGACACCGTCGACGGTCAGACCCGCTACGCGGCCCTGACCGACATCCTCGGTGCCGAGGACGCCCTCGGCGACATGGACTTCAAGGTCGCCGGCACGAGCGAGTTCGTCACCGCGATCCAGCTCGACACGAAGCTCGACGGCATCCCGTCGTCGGTCCTCGACGCCGCCCTGAAGCAGGCCAAGGAGGCCCGTTCGGCGATCCTCGGTGTCCTGACCGAGGCGATCGACGCCCCCGACGAGATGGCCGACACCGCGCCGCGCGTCATCAGCGTCCAGATCCCGGTCGACAAGATCGGCGAGCTGATCGGCCCGAAGGGCAAGACGATCAACGGGATCCAGGACGAGACCGGCGCCGACATCTCGATCGAGGACGACGGCACGGTCTACATCGGTGCGGTGGACGGTCCCTCGGCCGAGGCCGCTCGCGCCCAGGTCAACGCGATCGCGAACCCGACCAACCCGGAGATCGGGGACCAGTTCCTCGGTACGGTCGTCAAGATCGCCACGTTCGGTGCGTTCGTCTCGCTCCTCCCGGGCCGAGACGGACTCCTCCACGTGTCCGAGGTCCGGAAGCTCGCCGGTGGCAAGCGCGTCGAGAACGTCGAGGACGTCCTCGGGGTCGGCCAGAAGGTCCTCGTCGAGGTCACGAAGGTCGATGACCGCGGCAAGCTGTCGCTCGCGCCCGTGATCGCCGACGAGGCCGACACGGCGGCCGAGTCCGCGGACGCCGAGGGCGCCACGGTCTGA
- a CDS encoding TIGR01777 family oxidoreductase: MADAPLSVLVAGASGFIGTPLVAALRAAGHHVTTLVRREPTSPYEFRWQPGVADLDPAVVDGADVVVNLAGASIARLPWTAARRRAVRSSRLDATRTLVTAMQRAATPPHAFLSGSASGYYGDRPADRLIESADPGAGFLAEVCTAWEAAASEAPSTTRTVLLRTGLVLGPDGGALAPVLPLTRLGLGSRLGTGGQYWPWISLEDEVAAIVHLCSSEVAGPVNLAGPTPALADHVLRRVAQDLHRPYALTVPETVLRLALRDAADELLLASQLLVPAVLQADGYTFRHATVEQAVDALLG; encoded by the coding sequence ATGGCGGACGCCCCGCTCTCCGTGCTCGTGGCCGGCGCGTCCGGCTTCATCGGCACGCCGCTCGTGGCCGCCCTGCGCGCCGCGGGGCACCACGTGACGACGCTCGTGCGTCGCGAGCCGACGTCGCCGTACGAGTTCCGGTGGCAGCCCGGCGTCGCCGACCTCGACCCCGCGGTCGTCGACGGTGCCGACGTCGTGGTGAACCTGGCGGGCGCGAGCATCGCCCGGCTGCCGTGGACGGCCGCGCGACGACGCGCCGTCCGGTCCTCGCGCCTCGACGCGACCCGGACCCTCGTCACCGCGATGCAGCGCGCGGCGACGCCGCCCCACGCGTTCCTCAGCGGCTCCGCGTCCGGGTACTACGGCGACCGCCCCGCCGACCGGCTCATCGAGTCCGCCGACCCCGGCGCGGGGTTCCTCGCCGAGGTCTGCACCGCGTGGGAGGCCGCGGCCTCCGAGGCGCCCTCCACGACCCGGACGGTCCTGCTCCGCACCGGGCTCGTGCTCGGGCCGGACGGCGGCGCGCTCGCCCCCGTGCTGCCCCTCACCCGACTCGGACTCGGATCGCGGCTCGGTACCGGCGGCCAGTACTGGCCCTGGATCTCGCTCGAGGACGAGGTCGCCGCGATCGTGCACCTCTGCTCGTCCGAGGTCGCCGGGCCGGTGAACCTCGCCGGCCCCACACCGGCGCTCGCCGACCACGTCCTCCGGCGCGTCGCGCAGGACCTGCACCGACCGTACGCGCTCACGGTGCCCGAGACGGTCCTGCGCCTGGCGCTCCGCGACGCCGCGGACGAACTCCTGCTCGCGAGCCAGCTGCTCGTCCCGGCGGTGCTCCAGGCCGACGGCTACACGTTCCGGCACGCGACGGTGGAGCAGGCGGTCGACGCGCTGCTCGGCTGA
- a CDS encoding TetR/AcrR family transcriptional regulator yields MTVDSPQPTVQRLPGPTTPGSSEAPRTRTARPTGGAKLRILETAARLFYEEGIRGVGVDRLIAEASVTKATFYKHYGSKDNLILAYVRSRHEQVKQAMDTIIAEAPDARTAVGTWVDTVVDTTNDPDFRGCAFLNAAAEYHDPRHPVREVVSAHRDWYTDQLAELLQQAGHPLPGDGADELMLARDGAMVGSYAGDTIAACAALGRVASRVLGTDAPAA; encoded by the coding sequence GTGACGGTCGATTCCCCCCAACCGACCGTCCAGCGTCTCCCGGGACCGACGACACCCGGGTCGAGCGAAGCTCCCCGGACCCGCACCGCGCGTCCGACCGGCGGCGCGAAGCTCCGGATCCTCGAGACGGCGGCCCGGCTCTTCTACGAAGAGGGCATCCGTGGCGTCGGCGTCGACCGGCTCATCGCCGAGGCGAGCGTGACGAAGGCGACCTTCTACAAGCACTACGGCTCGAAGGACAACCTGATCCTCGCCTACGTGCGGAGCCGGCACGAGCAGGTCAAGCAGGCGATGGACACCATCATCGCCGAGGCACCCGACGCACGGACTGCGGTCGGCACCTGGGTCGACACCGTCGTGGACACCACCAACGACCCCGACTTCCGGGGCTGCGCGTTCCTCAACGCCGCGGCGGAGTACCACGACCCCCGACACCCCGTCCGTGAGGTCGTGTCGGCCCACCGCGACTGGTACACCGATCAGCTCGCCGAGCTCCTGCAGCAGGCCGGCCACCCGCTCCCGGGCGACGGCGCCGACGAACTCATGCTCGCGCGTGACGGCGCGATGGTGGGGTCGTACGCCGGGGACACGATCGCGGCGTGCGCGGCTCTGGGCCGCGTGGCGAGTCGCGTGCTCGGCACCGACGCGCCCGCCGCCTGA
- the dapA gene encoding 4-hydroxy-tetrahydrodipicolinate synthase: MSSRENPFGQVLVALVTPFTADGEVDWPGVERHIDDCITAGADGIVVTGTTGETSTLTDPEKLRLVEVGKSVAAGRAKIITGGGSNETAHAMQLYKQSERAGADGVMIVTPYYNKPTQAGVLTHFRMIADATDLPVILYDIPGRTGVPIMYDTIVRASKHPNIVAVKDAKGSFSEVSRVLNNTDLMYFSGDDANVLPHLAIGATGLIGVTANIAAAPYRTIVDAVNRGDLAAATAEHQRLEPLVRAVMTHVPGTVAAKYILHGLGRIASPRVRLPLVGPEESEAAVIEAELEFVRDIPGADFSNFRPDRNAAAGGALPKVPGTTR, from the coding sequence GTGTCCTCGCGTGAGAATCCCTTCGGTCAGGTCCTCGTCGCGCTCGTGACGCCGTTCACCGCCGACGGCGAGGTGGACTGGCCGGGCGTCGAACGGCACATCGACGACTGCATCACGGCGGGTGCCGACGGCATCGTCGTGACCGGCACCACGGGCGAGACCTCGACGCTCACGGACCCCGAGAAGCTCCGGCTCGTCGAGGTCGGCAAGTCGGTCGCGGCGGGCCGCGCGAAGATCATCACGGGTGGTGGCTCGAACGAGACCGCGCACGCGATGCAGCTGTACAAGCAGAGCGAGCGCGCCGGCGCTGACGGCGTCATGATCGTCACGCCCTACTACAACAAGCCGACCCAGGCCGGCGTCCTGACGCATTTCCGGATGATCGCGGACGCCACCGACCTGCCGGTGATCCTCTACGACATCCCGGGCCGGACCGGCGTCCCGATCATGTACGACACGATCGTCCGTGCCTCGAAGCACCCGAACATCGTCGCGGTGAAGGACGCCAAGGGCTCCTTCAGCGAGGTCAGCCGGGTGCTCAACAACACCGACCTCATGTACTTCTCGGGCGACGACGCCAACGTGCTGCCGCACCTGGCGATCGGGGCGACCGGTCTGATCGGCGTGACGGCGAACATCGCGGCGGCACCGTACCGCACGATCGTCGACGCGGTGAACCGGGGCGACCTCGCGGCGGCGACGGCCGAGCACCAGCGGCTCGAGCCCCTGGTCCGCGCCGTCATGACGCACGTGCCCGGCACCGTCGCGGCGAAGTACATCCTGCACGGCCTCGGTCGGATCGCGAGCCCGCGGGTGCGCCTGCCGCTCGTCGGCCCGGAGGAGTCCGAGGCCGCCGTCATCGAGGCCGAACTCGAGTTCGTGCGCGACATCCCCGGCGCCGACTTCTCCAACTTCCGCCCGGACCGCAACGCGGCGGCCGGCGGCGCGCTGCCCAAGGTGCCAGGCACCACTCGTTGA
- a CDS encoding thymidylate synthase: MTDTASPTSVKQPDPSVATPYEDLLRKVLDEGVPKGDRTGTGTRSLFGAQLRFDLAQGFPLVTTKRVHFKSVAYELLWFLRGESNVRWLQEHGVRIWNEWADADGELGPVYGVQWRSWPTPSGDHVDQIAEVIEQIRTNPDSRRLIVSAWNVADIPSMALAPCHAFFQFHVVDGKLSCQLYQRSADMFLGVPFNIASYALLTHMVAAQTGLEVGDFVWTGGDCHIYDNHVEQVREQLARTAYAPPQLRIAPRDGIDAYEYEDFELVDYAHHPTIRGAVAV, from the coding sequence ATGACCGACACCGCGTCGCCGACCTCCGTCAAGCAGCCCGACCCGTCCGTCGCCACCCCGTACGAGGACCTGCTCCGGAAGGTGCTGGACGAGGGCGTGCCGAAGGGCGATCGCACCGGCACCGGCACGCGGAGCCTGTTCGGCGCGCAGCTGCGGTTCGACCTCGCGCAGGGGTTCCCCCTGGTCACGACCAAGCGCGTCCACTTCAAGTCCGTCGCGTACGAGCTGCTGTGGTTCCTCCGCGGCGAGTCGAACGTGCGGTGGTTGCAGGAGCACGGCGTGCGGATCTGGAACGAGTGGGCCGACGCGGACGGCGAGCTCGGTCCCGTGTACGGCGTGCAGTGGCGCTCGTGGCCCACGCCTTCGGGCGACCACGTCGACCAGATCGCCGAGGTCATCGAGCAGATCCGCACGAACCCGGATTCGCGTCGGCTCATCGTGTCGGCGTGGAACGTCGCCGACATCCCGTCGATGGCCCTCGCGCCGTGCCACGCGTTCTTCCAGTTCCACGTCGTCGACGGCAAGCTCTCGTGCCAGCTGTACCAGCGGAGCGCCGACATGTTCCTCGGTGTCCCGTTCAACATCGCCAGCTACGCGCTCCTGACGCACATGGTGGCCGCGCAGACCGGGCTCGAGGTCGGCGACTTCGTGTGGACCGGTGGCGACTGCCACATCTACGACAACCACGTCGAGCAGGTGCGCGAGCAGCTCGCGCGGACCGCGTACGCGCCGCCGCAGCTCCGGATCGCCCCGCGCGACGGCATCGACGCCTACGAGTACGAGGACTTCGAGCTCGTCGACTACGCGCACCACCCGACGATCCGCGGCGCGGTCGCCGTCTGA
- a CDS encoding pitrilysin family protein, with product MNRPVPLPLEAPETAFPTAGGTLVRRSVLASGVRVLTEAVPSARSTSIGYWVGVGSRDEQPGQYGSTHFLEHLLFKGTRERSALDIAVAFDSVGGEHNAATAKEYTCYYARVRDLDVPMAVAVIGDMVTNSVLDPEAFDVERAVILEELAMAADDPADLAGEAFFAAAFAGHALGRPIGGTPDSIRAVERDEVLDHYRQHYMPSGIVVTAAGAVDHDQLVELVAAAFGDVPPATPNARRSAEVPAEGVESRLELIRRPTEQVSLIRGSHGLDLRDDRRPVLSVLNAVLGGGMSSRLFQEVRERRGLAYAVSSFAPAYLDNGAFGVYAGCAPDNVGALLGIVDDEFRKMTDSGISADELARAKGQIEGALTLSLEDTDARMTRLGRSELGVGEFTDLATALERVDRVSTDDVLDLARDLLTRPVVTSVVGAVDRADLEGAPGADDV from the coding sequence ATGAACCGCCCCGTGCCGTTGCCGCTCGAAGCGCCGGAGACCGCCTTCCCCACCGCAGGGGGGACCCTCGTCCGGCGTTCGGTCCTCGCCTCGGGCGTCCGCGTGCTCACCGAGGCGGTCCCGTCTGCGCGGTCGACGAGCATCGGGTACTGGGTGGGGGTCGGTTCGCGCGACGAGCAACCCGGCCAGTACGGCTCGACCCACTTCCTCGAGCACCTGCTCTTCAAGGGCACACGCGAACGCAGCGCGTTGGACATCGCCGTGGCGTTCGACTCGGTCGGCGGCGAGCACAACGCGGCGACCGCCAAGGAGTACACCTGCTACTACGCCCGCGTCCGGGACCTCGACGTCCCGATGGCCGTGGCCGTGATCGGCGACATGGTGACGAACTCGGTCCTCGACCCGGAGGCCTTCGACGTGGAGCGCGCGGTGATCCTCGAGGAGCTCGCGATGGCTGCCGACGACCCGGCCGACCTCGCGGGCGAGGCCTTCTTCGCCGCCGCCTTCGCCGGCCACGCGCTCGGGCGTCCGATCGGTGGCACGCCGGACAGCATCCGTGCGGTCGAGCGCGACGAGGTCTTGGACCACTACCGGCAGCACTACATGCCGAGCGGCATCGTGGTCACGGCCGCGGGCGCGGTCGACCACGACCAGCTCGTCGAACTCGTCGCGGCGGCCTTCGGGGACGTCCCGCCGGCCACCCCGAACGCCCGTCGCTCGGCCGAGGTCCCGGCGGAGGGCGTCGAGTCCCGCCTGGAACTCATCCGTCGTCCCACCGAACAGGTCAGCCTCATCCGGGGTTCACACGGGCTCGACCTCCGCGACGACCGCCGCCCGGTGCTCAGCGTGCTCAACGCGGTGCTCGGTGGGGGCATGTCCTCGCGCCTGTTCCAAGAGGTCCGCGAGCGCCGCGGTCTGGCGTACGCCGTGTCCTCGTTCGCCCCGGCGTACCTCGACAACGGCGCGTTCGGGGTCTACGCCGGTTGTGCGCCCGACAACGTCGGGGCGCTGCTCGGCATCGTCGACGACGAGTTCCGCAAGATGACGGACAGCGGGATCTCAGCCGACGAGCTCGCGCGTGCGAAGGGCCAGATCGAGGGCGCGCTGACGCTGTCGCTCGAGGACACGGACGCGCGCATGACGCGGCTCGGCCGCTCCGAGCTCGGGGTGGGGGAGTTCACGGACCTCGCGACGGCCCTCGAGCGCGTCGATCGCGTGAGCACCGACGACGTCCTCGACCTCGCGCGCGACCTGTTGACCCGCCCCGTGGTCACGAGCGTGGTCGGCGCCGTCGACCGCGCCGACCTCGAGGGCGCTCCCGGCGCGGACGACGTCTGA
- a CDS encoding GNAT family N-acetyltransferase, giving the protein MVSVRAVPADLPEVDVLLDHYLDERAATFPVAQGSYRRKRTDPREFVPPHGTFVVAHDGEDAVGCGGLRRIDDDDEDVRFEVKHVFVEPAARGAGVATAIMDALERAAVDLGATSVVLDTNDSLVAAGAMYRGRGYERIAPYNDNPNATAWYRRRVG; this is encoded by the coding sequence GTGGTCTCCGTGCGCGCCGTCCCCGCCGATCTGCCCGAGGTCGACGTCCTGCTCGACCACTACCTCGACGAGCGGGCCGCGACGTTCCCCGTCGCGCAGGGGTCGTACCGACGCAAGCGGACCGACCCGCGCGAGTTCGTCCCGCCGCACGGCACCTTCGTGGTCGCACACGACGGCGAGGACGCCGTCGGCTGCGGCGGCCTCCGGCGCATCGACGACGACGACGAGGACGTCCGGTTCGAGGTCAAACACGTGTTCGTCGAGCCCGCCGCGCGAGGGGCGGGGGTCGCGACCGCGATCATGGACGCGCTCGAGCGCGCTGCCGTCGACCTCGGCGCCACGAGCGTCGTCCTCGACACGAACGACAGTCTCGTCGCCGCCGGCGCCATGTACCGCGGCCGCGGGTACGAGCGGATCGCGCCGTACAACGACAACCCGAACGCGACCGCCTGGTACCGGCGGCGGGTCGGCTGA